The segment AAACGGCATGTGATTAACAATCATTCTGTCAGGAGTTTTTTTAAAATACGTGTTGCTTTGTTTCTTTGCGAATTTTTTGCCCTCAATAAATCCGGCGCCCCAAGTTGCATCAAACAAAAACCATTTCCCATCTATTTGCGATACATTCCATGCGTGGGATATACTTACGACTTCGTCAAGCTGTTTAGTGTAGCCACCTACGATATAGCTTTTGATACCAACTTTAGTAGCAATCTCATTAAAAACTTCGGCATAATGAATACAGACTCCTTTTCGGGTTTTTAAGGTGTTGGCAATTTTTACCTCTGGTGAATCCAAATTATTTGGCGCATACATATTCGGAACATCATAACTTATGTTTGTTGTTATCCAATAATATATAGCTCTTATTTTTTCATCCTGAGCGGTAAAATTTGAATTAATATAATCAGCAATTCCGGATGTCGTTGCGGTTAAATTTTCCGGAATAGCTGCCATTTTGTTGTCAACATTGGAATAGTTTGGAGCAGTTTGCCCAATCGAAATTTGTGCAAGGAAAAACAGTATGAGAAATAAATATTTTTTCATGGTTTTTTTACCTATAAAAAACCCTGCCAAATTTTAAAAAGTCGCAGGGTTCTCTTATTTTTATGTGAATTTTGACTACAAATTAGCACTTATGTCCGAAGCCAATTGCTCAAATTCTTCTTTGGTTAGCGATACTTTTCTTTGAAAACGCATATCGTCCATATCGTGTAACGGAATTAAATGCACGTGTGTATGGGGTACTTCAAGTCCGACAACAGCAACACCAATGCGTTTACAAGCCACAGTTTTTTCAACCGCTTTGGCAACGTTTCTGGAAAATTTCATTAAGCCCAAATACAATGCCTCATCCATATCAAAAATCTTATCGATTTCCTGTTTCGGAATACAAAGCGTGTGTCCTTTCGCATTCGGATTTACATCCAAAAAAGCCAAATAGTTTTCATCCTCTGCTATTTTATAACAAGGTATTTCTCCGTTAACTATTTTGGTGAAAATGCTACTCATCCTTAATCTCGTGAAATCTCCAAAACTTCAAAGTTTAATTTCCCGTTTGGAACGGTAATTTCAGCAACCTGTCCAACCGATTTTCCTAATAATCCTTTACCAATTGGTGAGGTAACAGAAATTTTTCCGGATTTTAAATCCGCTTCGCTTTCTGCAACTAAAGTATATTTCAACTCCATTCCATTAGCCTGGTTTTTAATTTTTACATTAGATAAAACCAAAACTTTTGAAACATCAAGATGTGTTTCGTCTATTAATCTGGCGTTTGAATGTACTTCTTCCAGCTTAGCAATTCTCATTTCAAGCATTCCCTGCGCTTCTTTTGCTGCGTCATATTCTGCATTTTCAGACAAGTCGCCTTTGTCTCTTGCCTCTGCAATAGCCTGTGAAGCTTTAGGTCTTTCTATGCTTTTTAATTGATCTAATTCTTCTCTTAATTTCTTTAATCCTTCTGCTGTGTAATACGATACTGTACTCATGATTTCCTTTTTTATATAAACAGAAAAAATCCCATCGCAACGGGATTTCATCTTGCAAAGATATTATTTTAATTTTATTTCAAAATTGTTGGCGTTTTTTTAACGCTTGTCAAAGTTAATTAATTTAAATTTGTTTCGCTATGTATTTTAAATAATTTTAATATGAAATCGAAGATTCACGAATTCCAAAAAAACAAACTACTGCGCATGAGTAATAAGATTTTAGTTTTGTTGGCGTTTTTCCCTTTTATCTTCGCTTGTGATGGTGGAAGCATCAATAACAACAATCCAAATATCCCAAATTATCAGGTGAATTTAATACTGAATTTGAGCTTACCTGCTTATAGCAATTTACAATTTGCCAGCAATCATATCGTAGATTATTCACCGGGTTCAGGCGCAAGAGGCGTTGTAGTTTTTAATGCCGGCGGTAACTTTCTTGCTTTTGATTTGGCTTGTCCGAACCAACCCTATAACACTTGCACTTCGCCAATGACTATTACAGGCATTGAAGCAAAATGTTTGTGTGATAATACAACTTACAATTTATTTTCAGGGCAATCTCCTGGACAGCATTATCCAATGAAACAATACCGTGTAGAAGTTAGCGGCGGTTATTTATATGTAACCAATTAATAAAAAGCCCCGATAAATCAGGGCTTTTTTGTTTTAAAACTTCAGTGTTGCTCCGGCTAAAAAATTAATTCCTGCCTGTGGATAATATCCTGTTCCTTCAATAGTTGTTATAACTCCGGGCGTTGAAAAATCATCATCATAGGTATAGAAATACCCATTCGATTCGTATTTGTAATCAAAAATATTGTTTACCAATCCTGAAAAAAGAATCGATTTTATTCCCTTATTGATATTCCATAAATAAGTTACATTCAAATCGTGCACATTGTAAGCTTTCAAAACAGATGCCTGTGAATCAATATTTCCCATGAATTGTTTTCCTACAAACTTATTCAACAAAGTCAGATTCAGATTTTTTATAGGCGAATAGGTTGTGGCATTTCCAAAAACAATATCCGGAGAAAATGCAATGTTGGTATTTCCTAAATTCTGCAAAACGCCATCACGCTGAAAATAAAAATCTTTATTCTTATTCTGACTTAAAGTAATATTCGGCTGAAAAGTCAGTTTTTTTATTGCTTTAATTACCGATTCGATTTCGATTCCGTAACGATAACTGTGACCGCTATTAGTGAAAATAGGCGAACCTACATCGTTTAATGCGCCGGTTAAAACCAACTGATTTTTGTACTGCATATAAAACGCGTTCGTATTTACCGTTACTTTTTTAGCATTGTATTTCCATCCCAATTCATAATCGAACAGACGCTCAGGCTTGATGCTTCCGTTTTCGTAATCATCGCGTCGTGGTTCTTTATTGGCAATTCCGGCGTAAACATAAATTGCATTTTTGGAATTTAATTGATACGTTGCACCCGCTTTTGGATTAAAAAATCGGAACGTATCGTTTACATCGGCAAAGTCTTCACTGATTGCTTTGTAAAAGACCATTCGATACTGCAAATCTGCAAAGAAGTTTATCTTTCCGAATGTTTGCGATGCTTTTGCATAGAAATTTACATCGTCCTTATTTCCGTAATTGTCATAATACTTATTTGCGTTTGGAACATAAAACTGTGTCCAAACCACTTCTCCAAAATGCTTTCCTAAGTATCGGTTAGCTGCACCTCCAAACAAAATATCGGTTTTGTTATGCTTATAATTCAAAGAAAATGTTGTCCCGAAAAAGTCATTCTTCAACCATTTCTGTCTTACTAAATCCGCAACGGAATTTCCCTCAAAATCAGGTAAATTATAATCGGCTAAATCGGCATCTTCTCTGTATTGTTCGTAATATCCTTTTCCTAAAGTATAATGAAGTGCTACATTCGACGTCCATTTTTCAGACCATTTTTCAGACCAATGCAATTGAAAATGATGTTGCCAATAATTATCGGTTTCATCGTCATAGAATTTTGTATTTCCGTTTTCATCCGTATACATTCCGACCGAATTAAATGTTCGATTATTTTCTAATAGATAAGGATCTTCTAGCCCGTTCCAGGCTTGATAGGTTTTTTCCTTTCCACCAAAAGTGATAAACTGTAATGAGGTTGATTTTTTTACATAATTAATATTGAAAAAGTAACCAAACATATTTGTTGAAGCTCTGTCGATATAACCATCAGATGCGATTTGTGAAATTCTACCGTTGATTTCGAGGTTATCGTGCAAGCCGGTTCCGAAAGCTAAAGTGTGTTTTCGGGTTCCGAAACTTCCGCCTGAACTTGAGATTTCCGCATACGCTTTTTCCTGAAATGATTTGGTCTGCATATTTAAACTCGCGCCAAAAG is part of the Flavobacterium sangjuense genome and harbors:
- a CDS encoding HIT family protein — protein: MSSIFTKIVNGEIPCYKIAEDENYLAFLDVNPNAKGHTLCIPKQEIDKIFDMDEALYLGLMKFSRNVAKAVEKTVACKRIGVAVVGLEVPHTHVHLIPLHDMDDMRFQRKVSLTKEEFEQLASDISANL
- the greA gene encoding transcription elongation factor GreA, which produces MSTVSYYTAEGLKKLREELDQLKSIERPKASQAIAEARDKGDLSENAEYDAAKEAQGMLEMRIAKLEEVHSNARLIDETHLDVSKVLVLSNVKIKNQANGMELKYTLVAESEADLKSGKISVTSPIGKGLLGKSVGQVAEITVPNGKLNFEVLEISRD
- a CDS encoding Rieske (2Fe-2S) protein produces the protein MKSKIHEFQKNKLLRMSNKILVLLAFFPFIFACDGGSINNNNPNIPNYQVNLILNLSLPAYSNLQFASNHIVDYSPGSGARGVVVFNAGGNFLAFDLACPNQPYNTCTSPMTITGIEAKCLCDNTTYNLFSGQSPGQHYPMKQYRVEVSGGYLYVTN
- a CDS encoding TonB-dependent receptor yields the protein MEILFNKRNKKQEARPEAKPNGAKLNKIAFYCLFSFLFSHASYSQEKVQDTTKVNQLDEVLVSGVRANKKNPVTYTNVTKEEIAPRNLGQDIPILLNYLPSVVTTTDAGNGVGYTYMRVRGADGSRINVTLNGVPFNDSESQGTYFVDLPDFASSLESVQLQRGVGTSTNGAGAFGASLNMQTKSFQEKAYAEISSSGGSFGTRKHTLAFGTGLHDNLEINGRISQIASDGYIDRASTNMFGYFFNINYVKKSTSLQFITFGGKEKTYQAWNGLEDPYLLENNRTFNSVGMYTDENGNTKFYDDETDNYWQHHFQLHWSEKWSEKWTSNVALHYTLGKGYYEQYREDADLADYNLPDFEGNSVADLVRQKWLKNDFFGTTFSLNYKHNKTDILFGGAANRYLGKHFGEVVWTQFYVPNANKYYDNYGNKDDVNFYAKASQTFGKINFFADLQYRMVFYKAISEDFADVNDTFRFFNPKAGATYQLNSKNAIYVYAGIANKEPRRDDYENGSIKPERLFDYELGWKYNAKKVTVNTNAFYMQYKNQLVLTGALNDVGSPIFTNSGHSYRYGIEIESVIKAIKKLTFQPNITLSQNKNKDFYFQRDGVLQNLGNTNIAFSPDIVFGNATTYSPIKNLNLTLLNKFVGKQFMGNIDSQASVLKAYNVHDLNVTYLWNINKGIKSILFSGLVNNIFDYKYESNGYFYTYDDDFSTPGVITTIEGTGYYPQAGINFLAGATLKF